The following coding sequences lie in one Flagellimonas eckloniae genomic window:
- the metG gene encoding methionine--tRNA ligase — translation MSHNTYPSRYTITAALPYTNGPIHIGHLAGVYVPADIYSRYLRLKGHDVAFIGGSDEHGVAIPMKAKKEGVSPKEIIDKYHSIIKKSFADFGISFDNYSRTSAEIHHKTASEFFEKLYDQGDFIEEVTEQLYDEEAQQFLADRFVIGTCPKCGYEEAYGDQCENCGSSLNATDLINPKSTITGGVPTLKKTKHWFLPLDRYEEFLKEWIIKGHKNDWKPNVYGQCKSWIDDGLRPRAVTRDLDWGIPVPVEGGEGKVLYVWFDAPIGYISSTKEWAAREGKDWEPYWKDKDTKLLHFIGKDNIVFHCIIFPSMLKAHGDFVLPENVPANEFLNLEGNKLSTSKNWAVWLHEYLEEFPGMEDVLRYTLTANAPETKDNDFTWKDFQARNNNELVAIFGNFINRVTVLTHKYYNGIVPTPDEFSQVDKQTLETLKQFPTIISDSLDRYRFREAGQELMNLARLGNKYLADEEPWKLIKTDEERVKTILYVALQIATGLAILSEPFLPFTSKKLKNILNIRSSTVETISWEDISTTDTLLPMGHQINKSELLFRKVEDKEIEAQLAKLEATKKANQHMEKEITPQKETITFDDFTKLDMRVGTIVEAEKMPKANKLLVLKVDTGLDTRTIVSGIAESFSAEEIVGKKVTVLVNLAPRKLRGVESEGMILMTENQEGKLVFVNPDEDGVGNGEGIS, via the coding sequence ATGTCTCATAATACCTATCCTTCTAGATATACCATTACGGCAGCATTACCGTATACCAATGGCCCTATTCATATTGGTCATTTGGCAGGTGTCTACGTGCCTGCGGATATCTATTCCCGCTATTTGCGATTAAAAGGACATGATGTTGCTTTTATTGGCGGTAGCGATGAACATGGTGTTGCCATTCCAATGAAGGCCAAAAAAGAAGGAGTTTCCCCAAAAGAGATTATTGACAAATACCACAGTATTATTAAAAAGTCTTTTGCTGATTTTGGAATTTCATTTGATAATTATTCCAGAACCTCAGCAGAAATACATCATAAAACAGCCTCGGAATTTTTTGAGAAACTATATGATCAGGGAGATTTCATTGAAGAAGTAACCGAACAATTGTATGATGAAGAGGCCCAGCAGTTTTTAGCTGATCGTTTTGTAATTGGCACCTGTCCAAAATGTGGTTATGAGGAAGCCTACGGGGATCAATGTGAAAATTGCGGTTCCTCTTTAAATGCCACGGACTTGATCAATCCAAAATCTACCATTACCGGCGGTGTGCCCACATTAAAGAAAACCAAGCATTGGTTTTTACCCTTAGATCGCTACGAAGAGTTTCTTAAAGAATGGATCATAAAAGGCCATAAAAACGACTGGAAGCCCAATGTTTATGGTCAATGTAAGTCTTGGATTGATGATGGTTTACGACCGCGTGCCGTTACCCGCGATTTGGACTGGGGAATTCCTGTGCCGGTTGAGGGCGGTGAAGGCAAGGTATTATACGTATGGTTTGATGCCCCAATTGGTTATATCTCTTCTACCAAAGAGTGGGCAGCACGAGAAGGAAAAGATTGGGAGCCCTACTGGAAGGATAAGGACACCAAATTGCTCCATTTTATTGGAAAGGACAATATTGTTTTCCATTGCATCATCTTTCCAAGCATGCTCAAGGCACATGGCGATTTTGTGCTACCGGAAAACGTACCTGCCAATGAATTTTTGAATTTGGAAGGTAACAAGCTTTCCACCTCCAAAAATTGGGCGGTTTGGTTACATGAATATTTGGAAGAATTTCCAGGTATGGAAGATGTACTCAGATATACATTGACGGCAAATGCTCCTGAAACCAAAGACAATGACTTTACCTGGAAAGATTTCCAAGCACGGAATAACAATGAGTTGGTAGCCATTTTTGGTAATTTTATAAACCGGGTAACCGTACTTACCCATAAATATTATAACGGAATTGTCCCAACACCAGATGAGTTTTCCCAAGTTGACAAACAAACCTTGGAAACCTTAAAACAGTTTCCCACAATCATTTCTGATTCTTTGGACCGCTATCGTTTTAGGGAAGCTGGTCAAGAGTTAATGAACCTTGCTCGGTTGGGGAATAAATATTTGGCAGATGAAGAGCCTTGGAAGTTGATAAAAACTGATGAAGAACGTGTAAAAACAATACTATATGTGGCACTTCAGATTGCAACAGGTTTGGCCATATTAAGCGAGCCATTTTTACCATTCACCTCCAAAAAACTCAAAAATATCCTAAATATCAGGTCGAGCACAGTCGAGACCATTAGTTGGGAAGATATAAGCACCACCGATACCCTCCTTCCCATGGGTCATCAAATCAATAAAAGTGAACTCCTATTCCGTAAGGTTGAGGATAAAGAAATTGAAGCACAGCTGGCCAAATTGGAAGCCACAAAAAAAGCCAACCAACACATGGAGAAAGAAATCACACCCCAAAAAGAAACCATAACCTTTGATGACTTCACAAAACTCGACATGCGTGTTGGAACTATCGTTGAAGCAGAAAAAATGCCAAAGGCCAATAAGCTTTTGGTGCTAAAGGTGGATACTGGGCTGGACACCCGAACCATTGTTTCCGGCATTGCCGAAAGCTTTTCCGCTGAAGAAATTGTGGGCAAAAAAGTGACTGTGCTCGTAAATCTAGCTCCCAGGAAACTCCGTGGGGTGGAAAGTGAGGGGATGATTCTAATGACCGAAAACCAAGAAGGAAAATTGGTGTTTGTAAACCCAGATGAAGATGGCGTTGGAAATGGGGAAGGGATAAGTTAA
- a CDS encoding glycoside hydrolase family 16 protein, with product MKQALIYITVAISLMLLSSSFFKSTSSDTKTLPKITSSIQDSKFNTLVWADEFDGEGAINPEKWFRQTQLPPGGSWWGGLVQHYTNRNDNSYVKDGFLNLVAKKEEYEDQGEIKQYTSARLNSKFAFTHGKVEVRAKMPEGIGTWPAIWMLNTNINEDGAYWDNQGLGTVKWPYCGEIDILEHWGKNQDYVSSAVHNGSSYGDKVKNLGGQTIKNASTEFHIYALEWTSEKMIFSIDGIAHFTYNPSIKNTETWPYDTDYYLILNIAVESEIDQNFIESPMVVDYIRIFQ from the coding sequence ATGAAACAAGCACTAATTTATATAACTGTTGCCATTAGCTTGATGTTGCTTTCAAGTTCCTTTTTCAAATCCACATCCTCTGATACTAAAACGCTTCCTAAAATTACAAGTAGCATTCAGGATTCTAAATTCAATACATTGGTTTGGGCAGATGAGTTTGATGGCGAAGGAGCAATTAATCCTGAAAAATGGTTCCGCCAAACACAACTTCCACCTGGAGGCAGTTGGTGGGGAGGTTTGGTACAACATTATACAAATCGTAATGATAATTCTTATGTTAAGGATGGTTTCCTAAACCTTGTAGCCAAAAAAGAAGAATATGAAGATCAGGGAGAGATTAAACAGTACACATCAGCCAGGCTTAATTCCAAATTTGCCTTTACCCATGGGAAAGTTGAAGTTAGGGCCAAAATGCCAGAAGGAATAGGAACATGGCCTGCCATTTGGATGCTGAACACAAATATTAACGAAGATGGCGCCTATTGGGATAATCAAGGTTTAGGAACCGTGAAATGGCCATATTGTGGGGAGATAGATATCCTTGAGCATTGGGGAAAGAATCAGGACTACGTGTCGAGTGCCGTGCATAATGGATCAAGTTATGGTGACAAGGTGAAAAATCTTGGTGGCCAAACCATTAAAAACGCTTCAACTGAATTTCACATTTATGCTCTGGAATGGACCAGTGAGAAAATGATTTTTAGTATTGATGGAATTGCACATTTTACATACAATCCATCCATAAAAAATACGGAAACTTGGCCCTATGATACTGACTATTATTTAATATTAAATATAGCGGTAGAGTCTGAAATTGACCAAAACTTTATTGAAAGTCCAATGGTGGTTGATTACATACGAATATTTCAATAA